One Diospyros lotus cultivar Yz01 chromosome 1, ASM1463336v1, whole genome shotgun sequence genomic window carries:
- the LOC127793578 gene encoding norbelladine synthase-like isoform X4: MYGTQSHEVEVNVPASKAWQLCRGAEIAILAGKHLSDVFDKVEIVEGNGGPGTVLKLTFKPGKAPGNITYFKEKFTVVDDEKRVKQTDVCEGGYLELGFNYFRVRLVVKEKSADCCVLNTTLEYDVKEECAANASLVSIQPFVKAMEFTVDYLLKHK, from the exons ATGTACGGAACACAATCGCACGAGGTAGAAGTGAACGTACCAGCCAGCAAGGCCTGGCAGCTCTGCCGCGGCGCCGAAATCGCCATCCTCGCCGGCAAACAC CTCAGCGATGTTTTCGACAAGGTCGAGATCGTCGAGGGCAACGGCGGCCCTGGCACTGTTCTCAAGCTCACATTCAAAccag GGAAAGCTCCGGGCAACATTACGTATTTCAAGGAGAAATTCACGGTTGTGGACGACGAGAAGCGAGTGAAGCAAACGGATGTATGTGAAGGAGGGTACCTGGAGTTAGGGTTCAACTACTTCCGCGTTCGATTGGTAGTGAAGGAGAAGAGCGCCGATTGCTGCGTCCTCAATACCACGTTGGAGTATGACGTGAAGGAAGAATGCGCGGCCAATGCTTCCTTGGTCAGCATCCAGCCTTTCGTCAAGGCAATGGAGTTCACGGTCGATTATCTGCTCAAACACAAGTGA
- the LOC127793578 gene encoding norbelladine synthase-like isoform X1 has product MYGTQSHEVEVNVPASKAWQLCRGAEIAILAGKHLSDVFDKVEIVEGNGGLGTVLKLTFKPGKAPGNITYFKEKFTVVDDEKRVKQTDVCEGGYLELGFNYFRVRLVVKEKSADCCVINTTLEYEVKEECAANAELVSIQPFAKAMEFTVDHLLKHK; this is encoded by the exons ATGTACGGAACACAATCGCACGAGGTAGAAGTGAACGTACCAGCCAGCAAGGCCTGGCAGCTCTGCCGCGGCGCCGAAATCGCCATCCTCGCCGGCAAACACCTCAGCGATGTTTTCGACAAGGTCGAGATCGTCGAGGGCAACGGCGGCCTTGGCACTGTTCTCAAGCTCACATTCAAACcag ggaaagCTCCGGGCAACATTACGTATTTCAAGGAGAAATTCACGGTTGTGGACGACGAGAAGCGAGTGAAGCAAACGGATGTATGTGAAGGAGGGTACCTGGAGTTAGGGTTCAACTACTTCCGCGTTCGATTGGTGGTGAAGGAGAAGAGCGCCGATTGCTGCGTCATCAATACCACCTTGGAGTATGAAGTGAAGGAAGAATGTGCGGCCAATGCTGAGTTGGTCAGCATCCAGCCTTTCGCCAAGGCCATGGAGTTCACGGTCGATCATCTGCTCAAACACAAGTGA
- the LOC127793578 gene encoding norbelladine synthase-like isoform X3: protein MYGTQSHEVEVNVPASKAWQLCRGAEIAILAGKHLSDVFDKVEIVEGNGGLGTVLKLTFKPGKAPGNITYFKEKFTVVDDEKRVKQTDVCEGGYLELGFNYFRVRLVVKEKSADCCVINTTLEYDVKEECAANASLVSIQPFVKAMEFTVDYLLKHK, encoded by the exons ATGTACGGAACACAATCGCACGAGGTAGAAGTGAACGTACCAGCCAGCAAGGCCTGGCAGCTCTGCCGCGGCGCCGAAATCGCCATCCTCGCCGGCAAACACCTCAGCGATGTTTTCGACAAGGTCGAGATCGTCGAGGGCAACGGCGGCCTTGGCACTGTTCTCAAGCTCACATTCAAACcag ggaaagCTCCGGGCAACATTACGTATTTCAAGGAGAAATTCACGGTTGTGGACGACGAGAAGCGAGTGAAGCAAACGGATGTATGTGAAGGAGGGTACCTGGAGTTAGGGTTCAACTACTTCCGCGTTCGATTGGTGGTGAAGGAGAAGAGCGCCGATTGCTGCGTCATCAATACCAC GTTGGAGTATGACGTGAAGGAAGAATGCGCGGCCAATGCTTCCTTGGTCAGCATCCAGCCTTTCGTCAAGGCAATGGAGTTCACGGTCGATTATCTGCTCAAACACAAGTGA
- the LOC127793578 gene encoding norbelladine synthase-like isoform X2, with protein sequence MYGTQSHEVEVNVPASKAWQLCRGAEIAILAGKHLSDVFDKVEIVEGNGGPGTVLKLTFKPGKAPGNITYFKEKFTVVDDEKRVKQTDVCEGGYLELGFNYFRVRLVVKEKSADCCVLNTTLEYDVKEECAANASLVSIQPFVKAMEFTVDYLLKHK encoded by the exons ATGTACGGAACACAATCGCACGAG GTAGAAGTGAACGTACCAGCCAGCAAGGCCTGGCAGCTCTGCCGCGGCGCCGAAATCGCCATCCTCGCCGGCAAACACCTCAGCGATGTTTTCGACAAGGTCGAGATCGTCGAGGGCAACGGCGGCCCTGGCACTGTTCTCAAGCTCACATTCAAAccag GGAAAGCTCCGGGCAACATTACGTATTTCAAGGAGAAATTCACGGTTGTGGACGACGAGAAGCGAGTGAAGCAAACGGATGTATGTGAAGGAGGGTACCTGGAGTTAGGGTTCAACTACTTCCGCGTTCGATTGGTAGTGAAGGAGAAGAGCGCCGATTGCTGCGTCCTCAATACCACGTTGGAGTATGACGTGAAGGAAGAATGCGCGGCCAATGCTTCCTTGGTCAGCATCCAGCCTTTCGTCAAGGCAATGGAGTTCACGGTCGATTATCTGCTCAAACACAAGTGA
- the LOC127786957 gene encoding norbelladine synthase-like: MHGSLSHEVEVNVPASQAWDAYKGLKIALLVGEQLNDALEKVEVLEGDGGPGTIIKLVFKPGIPGISSYKEKFTIVDDEKRLKQVEVIEGGYLELGFTYYGVRFEVIEKREDWCITRATIEYDLKEEAAANASVVTIRRVAKLLEFAAKYLLENKNKN; the protein is encoded by the exons ATGCACGGAAGCCTTTCGCACGAGGTAGAAGTGAACGTGCCAGCGAGCCAGGCTTGGGACGCCTATAAAGGCCTCAAAATCGCTCTCCTCGTCGGCGAACAGCTCAACGACGCTCTAGAGAAAGTCGAGGTCCTCGAAGGCGACGGCGGACCTGGAACTATCATCAAGCTCGTTTTCAAACCag GCATCCCAGGGATTAGCTCTTACAAGGAGAAATTTACGATAGTTGATGATGAGAAGCGATTGAAGCAGGTGGAGGTGATCGAAGGGGGATATCTTGAGTTAGGATTTACATACTATGGAGTTCGGTTTGAAGTGATAGAGAAGAGAGAGGATTGGTGCATCACCAGAGCCACCATTGAGTACGATTTGAAGGAAGAAGCTGCTGCGAATGCTTCCGTTGTCACCATCCGGCGTGTGGCAAAGCTCCTAGAGTTCGCAGCCAAATATCTCctagaaaataagaacaaaaactAA
- the LOC127795431 gene encoding norbelladine synthase-like: protein MHGCLSHEVEVNVPASTAWEAYKGLKLALLVGEQLKDVLEKIVVIEGEGGPGTIIELVFKPGIPGITSYKEKFTIVDHEKRIKQTEVIEGGYLDIGFTHYGVLFEVIEKGADCCITKATIEYDLKEEFAANASVVSIQPVQMLLEFGAKYLLENKS from the exons ATGCACGGTTGCCTTTCTCACGAGGTAGAAGTGAACGTCCCGGCGAGCACGgcttgggaagcctataaaggCCTCAAGCTCGCTCTCCTCGTCGGCGAACAGCTCAAAGACGTTCTTGAGAAAATTGTGGTCATCGAAGGCGAAGGCGGACCTGGCACTATCATCGAGCTCGTTTTCAAGCCAG GCATTCCCGGGATCACCTCTTACAAGGAGAAGTTTACGATTGTCGATCATGAGAAGCGAATCAAGCAGACGGAGGTGATCGAAGGAGGATATCTTGACATAGGATTTACGCACTATGGGGTTCTGTTTGAGGTGATCGAGAAGGGCGCGGATTGCTGCATCACCAAAGCCACTATTGAGTACGATTTGAAGGAAGAGTTCGCTGCGAATGCTTCCGTTGTCTCCATCCAGCCTGTGCAAATGCTCCTGGAATTCGGAGCCAAGTACCTCTTGGAAAACAAGAGCTAA